One Hermetia illucens chromosome 4, iHerIll2.2.curated.20191125, whole genome shotgun sequence DNA segment encodes these proteins:
- the LOC119656121 gene encoding odorant receptor 22c-like translates to MELESIDLEFYRVPKFALLVLGFWPETKLTPIRIIHGVINLIILSWAVISEMCSGFMLIQQPIVALDAIAPSLSKLVTILKLTVMWTSRIRFRILVNDAYDLLQVDNSEKKLKILKKMKKFTAALGFIVFLLGNATNAAYFFRPIVNNALDYYNGRNVTREMPFIAWVPFPTTNIVAYCLGYMVNSYFGFIAAFGFGGVDGFFVQSCMYLSTLFQICREDAKLAFFAGTFNVASVEQNIITRKKLSAAIEKHNKIMDMCEELVDLFTLIILAHFLSAALVICVTAIDFLMASGFNIVVYVVHSLMVIFELFVYCIGGTGVFESSIDVARAVYFREWYKYDISTQKMIGLIMVRSQKGTNVQVPFFAPSIPVFGTMLGTAMSYITLLRTFLQR, encoded by the exons ATGGAGCTAGAGTCGATAGATTTAGAATTTTACCGTGTGCCAAAGTTTGCGTTACTCGTTCTCGGATTTTGGCCCGAAACAAAACTAACTCCTATTCGAATTATCCACGGAGTCATCAATCTAATCATTCTATCATGGGCAGTAATATCTGAAATGTGTTCAGGATTTATGCTAATTCAACAACCAATTGTGGCGTTGGATGCAATTGCACCATCACTTTCAAAATTGGTAACAATATTAAAATTGACTGTGATGTGGACATCGCGTATTCGATTTCGAATTTTAGTTAACGATGCTTATGATTTGTTACAAGTAG atAACAGCGAAAAGAAACTCAAAATACTTAAAAAGATGAAGAAATTTACAGCTGCCCTCGGCTTTATTGTATTCCTCTTAGGAAATGCTACCAACGCGGCGTATTTTTTTCGTCCTATTGTGAATAATGCTTTGGATTACTACAATGGAAGAAATGTTACAAGAGAAATGCCGTTTATTGCATG GGTTCCTTTTCCGACAACCAATATTGTAGCTTACTGCCTTGGATACATGGTTAATTCTTATTTTGGATTTATAGCAGCATTTGGATTTGGTGGGGTTGATGGTTTTTTTGTCCAGTCTTGTATGTACTTGTCGACTTTATTTCAAATATGTCGAGAAGATGCAAAGTTGGCTTTTTTCGCTGGAACGT TCAATGTAGCTTCTGTAGAGCAAAATATAATTACTCGGAAGAAGCTATCGGCAGCTATTGAAAAACATAACAAGATTATGGATATGTGCGAGGAATTAGTGGATTTATTCACGCTCATTATATTAGCACACTTTCTATCTGCGGCCCTTGTTATATGCGTCACTGCTATCGACTTTTTGATG gcTTCAGGATTTAATATTGTTGTCTACGTTGTGCATAGCCTAATGGTGATTTTTGAATTATTCGTCTATTGCATTGGTGGAACTGGCGTTTTTGAATCT aGTATAGACGTTGCTAGAGCTGTTTACTTCCGTGAGTGGTATAAGTATGATATCAGCACTCAAAAAATGATCGGGCTGATAATGGTAAGATCACAGAAAGGTACTAATGTGCAAGTACCATTCTTTGCACCGTCAATACCGGTCTTCGGTACG ATGTTGGGAACAGCTATGTCATATATTACTCTTTTAAGAACTTTCTTGCAGAGGTAA